Proteins from a genomic interval of Ralstonia wenshanensis:
- a CDS encoding DNA-binding protein, protein MHTQHRIEHALRRKLSGPSRQDVQQTMGWDKGAMSRFLSGEQGVLIDKLDTLVGVCGYVLVTRKYMDAVATLGEVGMFCECARQGLGECSRPQGGGK, encoded by the coding sequence ATGCACACCCAACACCGAATCGAACACGCCTTGCGGCGCAAGCTCTCCGGCCCATCGCGGCAAGACGTGCAGCAGACCATGGGCTGGGACAAAGGCGCCATGAGCCGCTTCCTGAGCGGCGAGCAAGGCGTGCTGATCGACAAGCTGGATACGCTCGTTGGCGTGTGCGGCTACGTGCTTGTTACGCGCAAGTACATGGATGCCGTTGCCACGCTGGGCGAGGTCGGCATGTTCTGCGAATGCGCCCGCCAGGGGCTTGGCGAGTGCAGCCGGCCGCAAGGGGGTGGGAAATGA
- a CDS encoding tyrosine-type recombinase/integrase — translation MATFTKRKTKDGTVWKAEVVRLGVRDSRTFDTKAEAAAWATEREADILANQGRGGKPAKRTLRQVIERYTEEVAPTKLGARWEQIRLKAFLRDTPDLADLLVGDITSDDMGKWRDARLAGKVAGRMGKPVGASTVNRELNLLSAVFEVARMEWKWIRDNPTHGLRRPIDPPPRNRRVSPKEQAAMVKALDFQDGVTPTSMQQELAIAFLVALETGMRKGEILGLTKTTARLGERHVILPRTKNGDRREVPLTARAIELLKLLPGDEAGRLFRLSIGTADTLFRRAVGKAGLKDLHFHDTRHEACTQLAKRVDVLSLARIIGHRDLKSLMVYYNPTAEELADQLDGVVKSA, via the coding sequence ATGGCTACATTCACGAAGCGCAAGACCAAAGACGGCACTGTCTGGAAAGCGGAGGTTGTTCGCCTGGGCGTGCGCGACAGCCGCACGTTTGACACCAAGGCCGAGGCCGCTGCGTGGGCGACGGAGCGCGAGGCGGACATCTTGGCGAACCAAGGGCGCGGCGGCAAGCCGGCCAAGCGCACGCTGCGCCAGGTTATCGAACGCTACACCGAAGAGGTGGCGCCCACCAAGCTTGGCGCGCGCTGGGAGCAAATCCGGCTCAAGGCGTTCTTGCGGGACACACCTGACCTGGCTGACCTCCTGGTCGGTGACATTACCAGCGACGATATGGGGAAGTGGCGCGATGCGCGCCTGGCAGGCAAGGTGGCTGGACGCATGGGCAAGCCTGTCGGGGCCAGCACGGTCAATCGCGAGCTGAACCTGTTGTCGGCCGTGTTCGAGGTTGCGCGGATGGAGTGGAAATGGATTCGTGACAACCCGACCCACGGCCTGCGCAGGCCGATAGACCCACCACCACGGAACCGCCGCGTGTCTCCGAAGGAGCAGGCCGCCATGGTGAAGGCGCTGGATTTTCAGGATGGAGTGACGCCCACGTCCATGCAGCAGGAGCTGGCGATTGCGTTCCTGGTGGCGCTGGAGACGGGGATGCGAAAGGGTGAGATTCTTGGCCTGACGAAGACGACGGCCCGATTGGGTGAACGGCACGTCATTCTGCCTAGGACGAAGAACGGCGACCGGCGCGAGGTGCCGCTTACGGCGCGCGCCATTGAGCTGCTGAAGTTGTTGCCTGGCGATGAGGCTGGGCGGCTCTTCCGGTTGAGCATCGGCACCGCCGACACGCTGTTCCGTCGCGCCGTGGGGAAAGCCGGCCTGAAAGACCTACATTTTCATGACACGCGGCACGAGGCGTGCACGCAGTTGGCCAAGCGGGTGGATGTGCTGTCCCTGGCGCGCATCATCGGGCATCGGGACTTGAAGAGCTTGATGGTGTACTACAACCCGACCGCCGAAGAGCTGGCGGACCAGCTCGACGGCGTTGTGAAGTCGGCTTAA
- a CDS encoding GMC family oxidoreductase — MTDQAKFSLDDDSVVVIVGSGAGGGTLANELAQRGVKCVVLEAGKHYTQADFENDEWAMFNKISWLDKRISAGGWHHTKTYPNLPAWIVKGVGGSTVHWSGVALRFQEHDFHTKTTYGAIDGANVLDWPITLSELEPYYELAEKKMGVCGTKASGLPPMPPNNHYKVIEAGAKKVGYKHIVRPAASNSEPYDGRPGCMQIGFCMQGCKIGAKWSTLYTEVPRAQATGNVELRPESMVLQIQHDKQGRANGVLYVDSKGRKHLQKARVVCVAGNSIESPRLLLNSASSMFPDGLANSSGQVGKNYMNHATAAAVSIHKKPVYMYRGFDIAAVVADEVPLNTKRGFVGGYYLEGLAIHLPYTAAFMKPGGWGRDFTSAMEMYDHMSCVWVCGEDMAREQNTITLHPTEKDQYGLPIPIVTKTYHENDEKITAHGLVQWRKVSEAVGATRVIDMPAYPASHNMGTNRMSAKASDGVVNRWGQAHDVKNLFISDGSQFTSSSAANPTLTIVALAIRQAEYIAGALNRREI, encoded by the coding sequence ATGACGGATCAGGCAAAGTTTTCACTCGACGACGACAGCGTCGTCGTGATCGTCGGCTCGGGCGCGGGCGGCGGCACGCTGGCCAACGAGCTGGCGCAGCGCGGTGTCAAATGCGTGGTGTTGGAAGCGGGGAAGCACTACACGCAGGCCGATTTCGAGAACGACGAATGGGCCATGTTCAACAAGATTTCGTGGCTGGACAAACGCATCTCGGCGGGCGGTTGGCACCACACCAAGACGTATCCGAACCTGCCTGCGTGGATCGTGAAGGGCGTGGGCGGCTCTACGGTGCACTGGTCGGGCGTGGCATTGCGCTTTCAGGAACACGACTTCCACACCAAGACCACGTACGGCGCCATTGACGGGGCCAACGTGCTGGATTGGCCGATCACGCTGTCCGAGCTTGAGCCTTACTACGAACTGGCCGAGAAGAAGATGGGCGTGTGCGGCACCAAGGCCAGCGGCTTGCCCCCCATGCCGCCCAACAATCACTACAAGGTGATCGAGGCGGGGGCAAAGAAGGTCGGCTACAAGCACATCGTGCGGCCGGCGGCGTCGAACTCCGAACCGTACGACGGTCGCCCTGGCTGCATGCAGATCGGCTTCTGCATGCAGGGCTGCAAGATCGGCGCGAAATGGTCGACGCTCTACACCGAAGTGCCGCGTGCCCAGGCCACGGGCAATGTCGAACTGCGGCCCGAGTCGATGGTGCTTCAGATCCAGCATGACAAGCAGGGTCGCGCCAATGGTGTGCTCTATGTCGACAGCAAGGGCCGCAAGCACCTGCAGAAGGCACGGGTGGTCTGCGTGGCAGGCAACTCCATCGAGTCGCCGCGGCTGCTGCTGAACTCGGCGTCGAGCATGTTCCCCGACGGGCTCGCAAACTCTTCAGGGCAGGTGGGCAAGAACTACATGAACCACGCGACGGCAGCGGCGGTGTCGATCCACAAGAAGCCGGTCTACATGTATCGCGGCTTTGACATTGCGGCGGTGGTGGCCGATGAGGTGCCGCTCAATACCAAGCGCGGGTTTGTCGGCGGCTATTACCTCGAAGGCCTGGCCATTCATCTGCCGTACACGGCCGCATTCATGAAGCCGGGCGGCTGGGGGCGCGACTTCACATCGGCCATGGAGATGTACGACCACATGAGCTGCGTGTGGGTCTGCGGTGAAGACATGGCCCGCGAGCAGAACACCATCACGCTGCACCCCACGGAGAAAGACCAGTACGGTCTGCCCATTCCGATCGTCACCAAGACCTATCACGAGAACGACGAAAAAATTACCGCGCATGGTCTGGTGCAGTGGCGCAAGGTGTCGGAGGCGGTGGGTGCGACGCGCGTGATCGACATGCCTGCCTATCCTGCCAGCCACAACATGGGCACCAACCGCATGAGCGCGAAGGCCAGCGATGGCGTGGTCAACCGCTGGGGCCAGGCACACGATGTAAAGAATCTGTTCATTTCCGATGGCAGCCAGTTCACGTCGAGTTCAGCGGCCAACCCCACGCTCACCATCGTGGCCCTGGCGATCCGGCAGGCCGAATACATTGCCGGGGCATTGAACCGGAGGGAGATCTAA
- a CDS encoding toprim domain-containing protein, translated as MNLDLSSALASRLVHDYGFKERSNKLENGTCPSCGKRSLWAFADAPWVVRCNRLNNCAAEFHAKELYPDLFASWSDRYVKTPEAPHAAADAYMRDARGFDLARVAGWYTQESYYSHELKIGSATVRFPLSEGRYWERIIDQPERFGDRKATFSGSYAGTWWQPPTLPSQPKELWLVEGIFDAIALLHHDVAAVATFSCSHYPTAALAALAEQCAAAGHRRPHLVFALDNDPAGRRYALKHIERAQNDGWSASAALPKQTGRAKLDWNELHMRDRLSPEDLKEYRYLGDLFTAPTPSDKARLMYNRTGDAQFPFEHRSRLYWFKLELDAFQRETTAVREANICENDEQIREQALLRAGVVQPIANCLPTALYYQASPQTDESWYYFRVAFPHDGQPIKATFTSAQIASSSEFKKRLLGVAPGAMYTGSGHQLDGYLARQLARIPTVQTIDYVGYTKEHGCYVYGDVAVKGGKLFRLNDEDFFDICKLSIKTISQAATLSLSTDVQGMQTTWLPLLWQAFGAKGLAALAFWFGSLFAEQIRQEHKSYPFLELVGEPGAGKTTLIEFLWKLCGRRDYEGFDPSKSSLAARARNFAQVANLPVVLIEGDRGDEGAKQRGFDWDELKTAYNGRSTRARGMKNGGNETYEPPFRGAIVISQNAEVSASDAVLQRIVHIYCDRSAQTSATRAAAEALERIPVEDVSAFLLATVMAESKVLETFAARVSVHEQALMARPDIKTVRIAKNHAQIMAMVDSMRHVLPLTDEQHAAALDELGRMAAARQQAISADHKHVQQFWEVYEYIESADDDRPILNHARGDGLIAINLQHMEQVAGERRIELPPIADLKRVLKTSRQRKFVDIRAVNSAINAHFNREYPLQPKRPETVKCWVFECNTKGAKA; from the coding sequence ATGAACCTCGACCTCTCCTCCGCCCTTGCGTCGCGCCTGGTGCACGACTACGGCTTCAAGGAACGATCGAACAAGCTGGAGAACGGCACATGCCCCTCGTGCGGCAAACGCTCGTTGTGGGCCTTTGCCGATGCGCCGTGGGTCGTACGCTGCAACCGGCTGAACAACTGCGCGGCTGAATTCCATGCCAAAGAGCTGTACCCCGATCTCTTCGCCTCCTGGAGCGACCGCTACGTCAAAACGCCCGAAGCGCCCCACGCTGCAGCCGACGCCTACATGCGCGACGCACGCGGCTTTGACCTGGCACGCGTAGCCGGCTGGTACACGCAAGAGAGCTACTACAGCCACGAGCTGAAGATCGGCAGCGCCACCGTCCGCTTCCCCTTGAGCGAAGGCCGCTATTGGGAACGCATCATCGACCAGCCGGAGCGCTTTGGGGACCGCAAGGCCACCTTCAGCGGCTCGTACGCGGGCACCTGGTGGCAACCGCCCACCCTGCCGTCCCAGCCAAAGGAGCTGTGGCTAGTGGAAGGCATCTTTGATGCCATCGCCCTGCTGCATCACGACGTTGCCGCTGTGGCCACGTTCTCCTGCTCGCACTACCCGACCGCCGCCCTCGCCGCACTGGCCGAGCAATGCGCCGCCGCCGGCCACCGCCGCCCGCACCTGGTCTTCGCCCTGGACAACGACCCCGCCGGCCGGCGCTACGCGCTCAAGCACATCGAGCGCGCCCAAAACGACGGCTGGTCAGCATCCGCCGCGCTGCCGAAGCAGACTGGTCGGGCAAAGCTCGACTGGAACGAGCTGCACATGCGCGACCGGCTGTCCCCCGAAGACCTGAAGGAATACCGCTACCTGGGCGATCTGTTCACCGCGCCCACGCCGTCCGACAAGGCGCGGCTGATGTACAACCGCACCGGCGACGCGCAGTTCCCCTTCGAGCACCGCAGCCGCCTCTACTGGTTCAAGCTGGAGCTGGACGCCTTCCAGCGCGAGACAACGGCCGTGCGCGAAGCGAACATCTGCGAGAACGACGAGCAGATACGCGAGCAAGCGCTGCTGCGCGCCGGCGTCGTGCAGCCCATCGCTAACTGCCTGCCGACCGCGCTCTACTACCAGGCCAGCCCGCAGACAGACGAGTCCTGGTACTACTTCCGCGTCGCCTTCCCGCACGATGGCCAGCCCATCAAGGCCACCTTCACCAGTGCGCAGATCGCCAGCAGCAGCGAGTTCAAGAAGCGCCTGCTGGGCGTTGCGCCTGGCGCCATGTACACCGGCAGCGGTCACCAGCTCGACGGCTACCTTGCGCGCCAGCTCGCCCGCATCCCGACCGTGCAGACCATCGATTATGTCGGCTACACCAAGGAACACGGCTGCTACGTCTACGGCGACGTGGCGGTCAAAGGCGGCAAGCTCTTCCGCCTGAATGACGAAGACTTCTTCGACATCTGCAAGCTTTCCATCAAGACCATCAGCCAGGCTGCAACGCTGTCCCTTTCCACTGACGTGCAGGGCATGCAGACGACCTGGCTGCCGCTGCTCTGGCAGGCCTTCGGCGCCAAGGGCCTGGCCGCGCTGGCGTTCTGGTTCGGCAGCCTGTTCGCAGAACAGATCCGCCAGGAGCACAAGAGCTACCCCTTCCTGGAGCTGGTGGGCGAGCCCGGCGCCGGCAAGACGACGCTCATTGAATTCCTCTGGAAGCTCTGCGGCCGGCGTGACTACGAAGGTTTCGACCCGAGCAAGTCATCGCTGGCGGCCCGGGCCCGGAACTTCGCCCAGGTGGCCAACCTGCCCGTCGTGCTCATCGAGGGCGACCGCGGCGACGAAGGCGCCAAGCAGCGCGGCTTCGATTGGGACGAGCTGAAGACCGCCTACAACGGCCGCAGCACCCGCGCGCGCGGCATGAAGAACGGCGGCAATGAAACGTACGAACCGCCCTTCCGTGGCGCCATCGTCATCAGCCAGAACGCGGAAGTCAGCGCCAGCGACGCCGTGCTGCAGCGGATCGTCCATATCTACTGCGACCGCTCGGCGCAGACATCGGCAACGCGCGCTGCAGCCGAAGCGCTGGAACGCATCCCCGTCGAGGATGTGTCCGCGTTCCTCCTGGCCACCGTCATGGCCGAGTCCAAGGTGCTGGAAACCTTCGCCGCCCGCGTGTCCGTGCACGAGCAGGCCTTGATGGCCCGCCCTGACATCAAGACCGTACGTATCGCCAAGAACCACGCGCAAATCATGGCCATGGTCGACAGCATGCGCCACGTGCTGCCGCTCACCGACGAGCAGCACGCCGCCGCCCTGGACGAGCTGGGCCGCATGGCCGCAGCACGCCAACAGGCCATCAGCGCGGATCACAAGCACGTACAGCAGTTCTGGGAGGTGTACGAGTACATCGAGTCGGCCGACGACGACCGCCCCATCCTCAACCACGCACGCGGCGACGGCCTCATCGCCATCAACCTGCAGCACATGGAGCAAGTCGCCGGCGAGCGCCGCATCGAGCTGCCCCCGATCGCGGACCTCAAGCGCGTGCTCAAGACCTCGCGCCAACGCAAGTTTGTCGACATCCGCGCTGTCAATAGCGCGATCAATGCGCACTTCAACCGGGAATATCCGTTGCAGCCGAAGCGGCCGGAAACGGTGAAGTGTTGGGTGTTTGAATGCAATACGAAGGGAGCCAAAGCATGA
- a CDS encoding BRO-N domain-containing protein: MQTNAVLTFENVDFQVVDIHNTPWLRGLQVAGALGYKNPSKDLSNLYERNVDEFTEDMTQVVELDTAGGRQPVRIFSPRGCYLLGMLARTERAKAFRRWVLDVLEGRLVPQETGRMTVPQRLAALRYRGTLAKELANARTASLAVELYANLQHVSRLLGMQTQPIGVLAPVARQNSLQGIA, translated from the coding sequence ATGCAAACCAACGCTGTCCTGACCTTTGAGAACGTCGACTTCCAGGTAGTCGACATCCACAACACGCCATGGCTAAGGGGCCTGCAAGTTGCAGGTGCCTTGGGGTACAAGAATCCGAGCAAAGACCTTTCGAACCTGTACGAGCGCAACGTCGACGAGTTCACCGAAGACATGACGCAGGTGGTCGAGCTTGACACCGCCGGCGGCCGTCAGCCTGTTCGCATCTTCAGCCCGCGCGGCTGCTACCTGCTCGGCATGCTGGCCCGCACCGAGCGCGCCAAGGCATTCCGCCGCTGGGTGCTCGACGTGCTGGAAGGCCGCTTGGTGCCGCAAGAGACCGGCCGCATGACCGTGCCGCAGCGGCTGGCAGCGCTGCGCTATCGCGGCACCCTCGCCAAAGAGCTTGCCAACGCCCGCACGGCTTCGCTGGCGGTGGAGCTGTACGCCAACCTGCAGCACGTGTCCCGCCTGCTGGGCATGCAAACGCAGCCCATCGGCGTACTCGCGCCCGTCGCGCGCCAAAACAGCCTGCAGGGCATTGCTTGA
- a CDS encoding OB-fold putative lipoprotein, with protein sequence MKVVKWLFGLAFVAIVIGILSDLADPKPKSASASTAVSAIETAEAAEPPLPVKADALFRAYDDNEVAADQKYKGKSLLVTGTVQSIDKDFTDSIVVKLASGNPFMPVHAYLDDQHAAMVASLKKGAKVAWVCRGDGRIVGSPMLKGCGPKA encoded by the coding sequence ATGAAAGTAGTGAAGTGGCTGTTTGGGCTTGCGTTTGTCGCCATCGTGATTGGCATTCTCAGTGACCTGGCTGATCCGAAACCGAAGTCGGCGAGCGCATCCACAGCGGTCAGCGCGATAGAGACAGCAGAAGCGGCCGAGCCACCGTTGCCAGTCAAGGCAGATGCGCTGTTCCGCGCGTATGACGACAACGAGGTGGCCGCCGATCAGAAATACAAGGGCAAGAGCCTACTGGTGACCGGCACGGTGCAGAGCATCGACAAGGACTTCACAGACAGCATCGTGGTGAAGCTCGCGTCTGGCAACCCGTTCATGCCGGTGCATGCGTATCTGGACGATCAGCATGCGGCGATGGTGGCTTCGCTGAAGAAGGGGGCGAAGGTGGCTTGGGTGTGCCGAGGAGATGGGCGGATTGTGGGTAGCCCGATGTTGAAGGGGTGTGGGCCGAAGGCTTAA
- a CDS encoding sigma-54-dependent Fis family transcriptional regulator, producing MQQKAHRAHIERLLAFSQQPGEAQGVIERSWRRCLDDYGRDPSRPTPAYIVEAQRLREHKDQIEDFLSVARTGMEQLYKRVSGLDYVLLLTDAYGVTVDFIGNDNLDRELKRSGLYLGADWSESRAGTCAVGTCIVEQAPVTCHQTDHFDACHITLTCNSAPLFDPTGNFLGVLDVSALSAPAPREGQHLALQMTAMYAQKIEDANFLRYFRDQWILRLGSTWSLVDVDSEIMVAFDANGVIRGINSGGRRKLRLESDPHADVRGHLLTEVFRENMSELWRIARAGTSSERTAIRMFDHGLYYATGIPPRGAPGKPSMPSAAAAQSVLPSPEASAALEALGADDPQMQRLILQAKRLANKPLNILVQGETGTGKEVLAKALHTASERRAKAFVAVNCAAIPESLIESELFGYTPGTFTGARSKGMRGLIAQSDGGTLFLDEIGDMPLHLQSRLLRVLSEREVMPLGSEKPIPVDLRVIAASHRDLRQLIAEQRFREDLYYRLCGATLHLPTLRERCDKDYLIARIVEEEARQLDMHAQLAPAALAVLRSYPWQGNVRQLRNVLRFALAMSDDGLIDVDALPPEVLESTTDATAAAASIVADAAPDNEREILLAALRRNKWRITHVAHELGIARATVYRQMERFGIVAPNQQ from the coding sequence GTGCAGCAAAAAGCACACCGCGCACATATCGAGCGGCTGCTCGCCTTCTCGCAGCAGCCGGGCGAGGCGCAGGGCGTCATCGAGCGCTCATGGCGGCGCTGCCTGGACGACTACGGCCGCGACCCGAGCCGCCCCACACCCGCCTACATCGTCGAGGCACAGCGCCTGCGCGAACACAAGGACCAGATCGAGGACTTCCTGAGCGTCGCGCGTACCGGCATGGAGCAGCTCTATAAGCGCGTCTCCGGCCTCGATTACGTGCTGCTGCTGACCGATGCCTACGGTGTCACGGTCGACTTCATCGGTAACGACAACCTCGACCGCGAACTCAAGCGTTCAGGCCTGTACCTGGGGGCAGATTGGAGTGAGTCGCGCGCCGGCACCTGTGCGGTCGGCACCTGCATCGTCGAGCAGGCCCCGGTAACGTGCCATCAGACCGATCATTTCGACGCATGCCACATCACGCTCACCTGCAACAGCGCGCCGCTGTTTGACCCGACGGGCAACTTCCTGGGCGTGCTCGATGTGTCTGCGCTGAGTGCGCCGGCGCCGCGCGAAGGGCAACACCTCGCGCTGCAGATGACCGCCATGTACGCGCAGAAGATCGAAGACGCGAACTTCCTGCGCTACTTCCGCGACCAGTGGATCCTGCGGCTGGGGTCAACGTGGTCGCTGGTGGATGTGGACAGCGAAATCATGGTCGCCTTCGACGCCAACGGTGTGATTCGCGGCATCAACAGCGGCGGGCGGCGCAAGCTGCGGCTCGAGAGCGACCCGCACGCCGATGTGCGTGGCCACCTGCTGACCGAAGTGTTTCGCGAAAACATGAGCGAGCTGTGGCGCATCGCCCGGGCTGGCACGTCATCCGAGCGCACGGCGATTCGGATGTTCGATCACGGGCTGTATTACGCGACGGGGATCCCGCCGCGCGGCGCGCCCGGCAAGCCGTCTATGCCGTCCGCAGCGGCGGCTCAGTCGGTGTTGCCGAGCCCCGAGGCCAGTGCTGCGCTGGAGGCGCTGGGCGCCGACGACCCCCAGATGCAGCGGCTGATCCTGCAGGCCAAGCGCCTGGCCAACAAGCCGCTCAACATTCTGGTACAAGGCGAGACCGGCACCGGCAAGGAAGTCCTGGCCAAGGCGCTGCACACGGCGAGCGAGCGTCGCGCCAAGGCGTTTGTCGCGGTCAATTGCGCCGCCATTCCTGAATCGCTGATCGAGAGCGAACTGTTCGGCTACACGCCCGGCACCTTCACCGGCGCACGCAGCAAGGGCATGCGTGGCCTGATCGCCCAGTCAGACGGCGGTACGCTGTTCCTCGACGAAATTGGCGACATGCCGCTGCATCTGCAGAGCCGGCTGCTGCGCGTGCTGTCCGAGCGCGAGGTGATGCCGCTAGGCTCCGAAAAGCCGATTCCGGTCGACCTGCGCGTGATTGCCGCCTCCCATCGTGATCTGCGCCAACTGATTGCCGAGCAGCGCTTCCGTGAAGATCTCTACTACCGGCTATGCGGCGCAACGCTGCACCTGCCGACGCTGCGCGAGCGCTGCGACAAGGATTACCTGATCGCCCGTATCGTCGAAGAAGAAGCGCGCCAGCTGGACATGCACGCGCAACTCGCGCCGGCCGCGCTGGCGGTGCTGCGCAGCTACCCGTGGCAGGGCAACGTCCGGCAGTTGCGCAACGTGCTGCGCTTTGCGCTGGCCATGAGCGACGACGGCCTGATCGATGTCGACGCATTGCCGCCGGAGGTGCTCGAAAGCACGACGGACGCTACGGCCGCCGCAGCTTCCATCGTGGCCGATGCCGCACCGGACAACGAGCGGGAAATCCTGCTGGCGGCACTGCGCCGGAACAAATGGCGCATCACCCACGTTGCGCACGAGCTTGGCATCGCGCGCGCGACGGTTTATCGGCAGATGGAACGGTTCGGGATTGTTGCGCCGAATCAGCAATAG
- a CDS encoding gluconate 2-dehydrogenase subunit 3 family protein has translation MKPTPAAGSAMRVLDKQPKVSRRGFLRGGGLAAISVTVVPAAMAVTKDVVVEQSFPRLGTVTGKTLVRMARDIYPHDKLAEKFYVEAVAPYDAAAGKDPAVKALLIDGVRDLDQRAKQRYGVPYAQVKTENERVVLLKDIESTPFFKKVQGDLVTGLYNNKKLWPLFGYEGSSWQKGGYLHRGFDDIDWL, from the coding sequence ATGAAACCCACGCCAGCCGCTGGCTCTGCCATGCGTGTTTTGGACAAGCAACCCAAGGTGTCGCGACGCGGCTTTCTGCGCGGTGGCGGCTTGGCCGCCATCAGCGTCACGGTCGTCCCCGCGGCCATGGCGGTCACCAAGGATGTGGTGGTCGAGCAGAGCTTTCCTCGTCTGGGCACCGTCACCGGCAAGACGCTGGTGCGCATGGCGCGCGACATCTATCCGCACGACAAGCTGGCCGAGAAGTTCTACGTGGAGGCAGTCGCGCCCTATGACGCGGCCGCAGGCAAGGACCCCGCAGTGAAGGCGCTGCTGATCGATGGCGTGCGCGACCTGGACCAACGCGCCAAGCAACGTTATGGCGTGCCCTATGCCCAGGTGAAGACCGAGAACGAACGCGTGGTGCTGCTCAAGGACATCGAGTCCACGCCTTTCTTCAAGAAAGTCCAGGGCGATCTGGTGACCGGCCTCTACAACAACAAGAAGCTCTGGCCCCTGTTCGGCTACGAGGGCTCGTCGTGGCAGAAGGGCGGCTACCTGCACCGCGGCTTTGACGACATCGACTGGCTCTAA
- a CDS encoding helix-turn-helix domain-containing protein, whose translation MERSVNFGERLADERRRHGLNQTDFAALGGVTVKTQVLYEKSERVPDANYLAAVAQHGVDVLYVLTGQHVPSLLSAEEGVVLAGYRELDARGRAGVLALIGGLSAGTSDAQPVKVTKRSQVIVGGSGNVQVGAVGQGSKRKTKRRDA comes from the coding sequence ATGGAGCGTTCGGTAAATTTTGGTGAACGCCTTGCCGACGAGCGTCGGCGCCATGGGCTGAATCAAACCGACTTTGCGGCGCTGGGCGGGGTTACGGTGAAGACGCAAGTGCTCTACGAAAAGTCAGAGCGCGTGCCGGATGCGAACTACCTAGCAGCAGTCGCACAACATGGCGTCGACGTTCTCTACGTCCTGACAGGGCAGCATGTGCCGTCGCTTCTTTCAGCAGAGGAGGGTGTTGTCCTCGCTGGCTATCGAGAACTTGATGCGCGCGGGCGTGCTGGTGTGCTTGCGCTGATTGGTGGCCTTTCTGCCGGAACCTCTGACGCCCAGCCTGTGAAGGTGACCAAGCGGTCTCAGGTCATTGTTGGCGGGTCGGGCAACGTGCAGGTTGGAGCAGTAGGTCAGGGCTCCAAACGGAAGACCAAGCGCCGTGATGCATAG
- a CDS encoding ogr/Delta-like zinc finger family protein, producing MLMTCPHCKGRLKIRTSREVTLLTREAYLQCEDVHCAYTCVAIISQVRTIAPSMKPNPLAYLPVSTKRPAAEDKRQLDLLGGK from the coding sequence ATGCTGATGACCTGCCCCCATTGCAAAGGCCGTCTGAAAATCCGCACCAGCCGCGAGGTGACACTGCTCACGCGCGAGGCGTATCTGCAGTGTGAAGACGTGCACTGCGCCTACACGTGCGTGGCGATCATTTCGCAGGTGCGCACCATCGCCCCCAGCATGAAGCCGAACCCCTTGGCTTATCTGCCTGTGAGCACCAAGCGGCCAGCGGCGGAAGACAAGCGCCAACTGGATCTCCTCGGCGGCAAGTAG
- a CDS encoding DUF7660 family protein, with protein sequence MNTTTVFDALEATVDEASFLQFVDALLSERRRADGLPLEPDGFQGEWANNTVSEFLSAAKAWAEDSDFGARPGPKSPNPWRLFADFLYAGRGYE encoded by the coding sequence ATGAACACCACCACTGTCTTTGACGCACTTGAAGCAACTGTCGACGAAGCATCTTTCTTGCAGTTTGTCGATGCGTTGCTGTCTGAGCGGCGACGTGCCGATGGACTGCCCCTCGAGCCAGATGGCTTTCAGGGGGAGTGGGCAAACAATACGGTTTCCGAGTTCCTGAGCGCTGCGAAGGCATGGGCGGAGGATTCTGATTTCGGTGCGCGACCAGGTCCGAAGAGTCCCAACCCTTGGCGGTTGTTTGCTGACTTTTTGTATGCGGGGCGCGGGTACGAGTAG